Proteins co-encoded in one Pelobates fuscus isolate aPelFus1 chromosome 5, aPelFus1.pri, whole genome shotgun sequence genomic window:
- the MADCAM1 gene encoding mucosal addressin cell adhesion molecule 1: MAQTCRIVLQMALLCTARTSLNVLPQDPIVPVGGTVQLNCTINCHGGSTTWKGLDTNLAGLVSGIGYSLLTIENASISMGGYRICVGMCPGKRLLQRKVHLQVYALPQSLQVTSHTKEQPPTLRCSMYGLYPHVPVKLTWYRGQEKLMSASDNEDITENGELFNVKWSLEIPAKKIWAAGTTYRCEAEVTILDQVFKRQGTLQLEDKAKSTTRAILLASSETTGIPTTISGRPHGASTMELSTWKADILRAQRSSTPQPECTKIQPNPTTSTNKEPVTQAEQMGTKLSATFMSIHESRNSATNSLKSNKLLTFTTPLIIPRSSFIEEKSTYPPSVYQGTLMNIYIKVNLKDITTPSESIGNSIVEETSTPIIPTGTGITMPATPSIIGTPTIILGSSKVASSALDTTTTHGTQGRSTAQYELKASQRKHKIESATQKHFNTPTTTGTEPVTRLFSTLRPFKDRTLITNYDKSNPTWQFTSSVTHTMINPAQEKPTRSILNEKLRFTWIWLPTLGLTGSILLSFQLWRRLNRKGSFQFKQP, encoded by the exons CCCGGACTTCTTTAAATGTGCTTCCTCAGGATCCCATTGTGCCCGTTGGTGGCACAGTTCAACTGAATTGCACTATTAATTGCCATGGAGGTTCTACTACCTGGAAGGGACTTGACACAAACCTGGCTGGACTAGTCTCGGGCATAGGTTACAGCTTACTTACCATCGAAAATGCAAGCATCTCCATGGGAGGTTACAGGATCTGTGTTGGGATGTGTCCAGGAAAGAGACTTCTCCAAAGAAAAGTGCACCTGCAAGTATACG CACTCCCACAATCCCTACAAGTGACCTCCCACACTAAAGAACAGCCTCCCACTCTGCGATGTTCTAtgtatggactttacccacaCGTACCTGTAAAACTGACCTGGTACCGTGGTCAAGAGAAATTGATGAGTGCTAGTGATAATGAAGACATAACTGAGAATGGGGAGTTGTTTAATGTGAAGTGGAGTTTGGAGATCCCTGCAAAGAAAATATGGGCAGCAGGGACAACGTACAGGTGTGAGGCTGAGGTGACCATTCTTGACCAAGTATTCAAAAGACAGGGTACCTTGCAACTGGAAGACAAAG CAAAAAGTACTACACGTGCCATCCTGCTTGCAAGCTCAGAAACCACAGGAATCCCTACAACTATTTCAGGAAGACCTCACGGTGCATCAACCATGGAATTATCCACATGGAAAGCAGATATTCTTCGGGCACAAAGAAGTTCCACCCCACAACCTGAATGTACCAAAATACAGCCTAATCCTACAACCTCTACCAATAAGGAACCTGTAACCCAAGCTGAACAAATGGGAACAAAGCTGTCCGCCACATTCATGTCCATTCATGAATCAAGAAATTCAGCTACTAACTCTCTGAAAAGCAACAAACTGTTAACATTCACTACACCCCTCATCATCCCTCGAAGCTCATTTATCGAGGAGAAGTCTACATATCCACCTTCTGTCTATCAAGGTACCCTAATGAATATTTACATCAAAGTAAACCTCAAAGACATCACAACACCAAGTGAATCTATCGGGAACAGTATTGTAGAGGAAACATCTACTCCAATTATACCCACAG GTACAGGTATCACAATGCCTGCAACCCCTTCAATCATAGGAACACCCACTATTATTTTGGGGAGCTCTAAGGTGGCATCTTCTGCACTGGACACCACTACCACGCATGGGACACAAGGAAGATCCACTGCTCAATATGAACTCAAAGCCTCTCAAAGAAAACACAAGATAGAGTCTGCTACACAGAAACACTTTAATACTCCAACTACTACTGGCACAGAGCCTGTAACAAGGCTGTTCAGCACATTACGGCCATTTAAAGACAGAACTCTCATTACTAATTATGACAAAAGCAATCCAACTTGGCAATTTACTTCCTCTGTCACCCACACCATGATCAATCCTGCACAAGAGAAACCCACCAGATCTATTCTAAATG AAAAACTAAGATTTACATGGATATGGCTACCTACACTGGGTTTGACAGGGAGCATCCTACTCTCTTTCCAGCTCTGGAGGCGCCTAAATCGAAAAGGATCCTTCCAGTTTAAACAACCCTAA